A region from the Leptospirillum ferriphilum ML-04 genome encodes:
- a CDS encoding uracil-DNA glycosylase has protein sequence MEKVAVEEDSLCRISGEIVDCRQCDRLVAWREESGRVKRASTRTETYWARPLPGFGDPEALLWIIGLAPAAHGGNRTGRVFTGDRSGDFLFRCLYETGWSRYPTVWGREDGQTLFGTWISAAVRCAPPENSPSPEEFLRCRPFLEREFRQLTNVRAVLVLGALALREWMMLLGKHDPSVLRKKPSFVHGTHMVFPHPYPRLFISYHPSQRNTQTGLLTKDMMCRLLREIRAFVFPMD, from the coding sequence GTGGAAAAAGTAGCCGTCGAAGAAGACTCTCTTTGTCGCATTTCCGGGGAAATTGTGGACTGTCGGCAATGTGACCGGCTTGTTGCCTGGCGGGAAGAGTCGGGTCGGGTCAAAAGAGCTTCCACCCGGACCGAAACTTATTGGGCCAGGCCACTGCCAGGGTTTGGCGATCCCGAAGCCCTGTTATGGATTATCGGGCTTGCCCCTGCGGCCCATGGAGGAAATCGGACAGGAAGAGTCTTTACCGGCGACAGGTCGGGCGACTTTTTGTTCCGATGCCTGTATGAAACGGGGTGGTCCCGTTATCCGACGGTCTGGGGGCGTGAAGACGGACAGACTCTTTTTGGGACATGGATCTCCGCTGCCGTCCGGTGCGCACCTCCGGAAAATAGCCCGTCTCCGGAAGAGTTTCTCCGCTGCCGCCCCTTTCTCGAAAGAGAATTTCGTCAGTTGACGAACGTTCGCGCCGTGCTCGTTCTCGGTGCGCTGGCTCTTCGGGAATGGATGATGCTCCTCGGAAAACACGACCCCTCGGTCCTTCGGAAGAAACCTTCCTTTGTCCACGGGACACACATGGTTTTTCCGCACCCCTATCCCAGGTTGTTCATCTCTTATCATCCCAGCCAGCGAAACACCCAGACCGGACTTTTGACGAAGGACATGATGTGCCGGCTTCTTCGGGAGATCCGCGCTTTTGTCTTTCCCATGGATTAG
- a CDS encoding response regulator transcription factor, translated as MLTHKDVSQILDFIAFLKESEKGESIFVRLCRELQPLLGFSSAGFIPFDPKNKTVLTNGYLSFNCNSQVFLQYILHYSSEDPFLSTGWYKDDRSNVALLSHFISEENLLHSRFAKDFLSQVPMLYCMRIKIFSQGEFRGLLSLHRTSELGDYTEREISISEVLFPYLGLFLLPSTTLREQDPFSITDHGVIIVTEHQQVLYSNEIGNRIFQEIREELLDLSGELLLKQNPIFLQTSKGPFRVRAFPLNLHFSLSLPEDIQNCRRRQDKERIRVLFLEPLTPAPFLPGKTGGLLSPKQLEVTRRVLQGCSNRRIAETLGITEQTVKDHLHAIFEKLRLKNRWELIVFFGGKPEGKSLEE; from the coding sequence ATGCTCACGCACAAAGACGTTTCTCAAATTCTCGATTTCATTGCCTTTCTGAAGGAATCCGAAAAGGGGGAGTCCATCTTCGTCCGCCTTTGTCGAGAACTGCAACCCCTGCTTGGCTTTTCTTCGGCCGGATTCATTCCGTTCGATCCCAAAAACAAGACAGTTCTGACAAACGGGTATCTCTCCTTCAATTGCAACAGTCAGGTCTTCCTCCAGTATATTCTTCACTACTCCTCCGAAGACCCTTTTCTGTCCACCGGATGGTACAAGGACGACCGTTCGAATGTCGCTCTTCTGTCGCACTTCATTTCGGAGGAGAACCTGCTCCATTCACGCTTTGCAAAAGACTTTCTGTCGCAGGTTCCCATGCTGTATTGCATGCGGATAAAAATTTTCAGTCAAGGGGAATTCAGGGGTCTCCTCTCCCTTCATCGCACCAGCGAACTTGGAGACTATACAGAACGGGAGATCAGCATTTCCGAGGTTCTGTTTCCTTATCTCGGGCTCTTTCTCCTGCCAAGTACAACCTTGCGGGAACAGGATCCTTTTTCCATCACCGACCATGGAGTCATTATTGTGACGGAACATCAGCAGGTTCTGTATTCCAACGAAATCGGAAACCGGATATTTCAGGAAATTCGTGAAGAATTGCTCGATTTGTCCGGAGAACTGTTACTGAAACAAAACCCGATCTTTCTTCAGACATCCAAGGGGCCTTTTCGTGTCCGGGCATTTCCATTGAACCTCCATTTTTCGCTGTCTCTTCCGGAAGACATTCAAAATTGCCGCAGACGCCAGGACAAGGAACGGATCCGTGTCCTTTTTCTGGAACCCCTCACGCCAGCACCGTTCCTGCCCGGAAAAACAGGCGGACTTCTCTCTCCAAAGCAACTGGAGGTCACCCGGAGAGTTCTCCAGGGATGTTCCAATAGACGCATCGCAGAAACGCTTGGCATCACCGAACAGACCGTCAAGGATCATTTGCATGCCATCTTTGAGAAGCTTCGACTTAAAAACCGCTGGGAGCTGATTGTTTTTTTTGGGGGCAAGCCGGAAGGTAAAAGTCTGGAGGAATAA
- the lpdA gene encoding dihydrolipoyl dehydrogenase — MEESFDLVVVGGGPAGYVGAIRAAHLGMKVGLVESDKVGGTCLHEGCIPTKVLLEAAGFVSQVARSGEFGVSVGVPSVDWKTLSAHREKVVSRLFLGIQALLRKNGILHFSGEGQLVSPEEVFVSGGENKKLRASHILVATGSRPRPWPGLPFDRERVLDSTDALRLSPAGHRIGIVGGGVVGVEFADIFQSFGGDVTLLEKEERLLPLEDPDLVDILRKEYERRGMSIRTGVSIETIEVGPEGVKITGVDGSGKIERVFDKLLVAIGREARLPAFGKGFSGLPMERGFLKVDPYGWTGLSGLYAAGDVTGGLMLAHAASHQAVIAVDRMAGKNPSPFDPSHVPRVVYSHPEVVSVGISGQEARRKGLSVRQGEYPLLGNGRSLIHGEKRGLVRVFGDPETGRVLGLAGVGAGLSELISLGTLAMQTPQGLLAFQGTIIPHPTVGEALWEAAMDVTGDALHR, encoded by the coding sequence ATGGAAGAATCGTTTGATCTCGTGGTGGTGGGAGGGGGTCCTGCCGGTTATGTTGGAGCGATCCGGGCGGCCCATCTGGGGATGAAGGTCGGTCTTGTGGAATCGGACAAGGTTGGAGGGACTTGCCTTCACGAAGGATGTATCCCGACAAAGGTTCTTCTCGAAGCGGCGGGCTTTGTCTCCCAGGTGGCCCGGTCCGGTGAGTTTGGCGTATCGGTGGGAGTCCCTTCGGTGGACTGGAAGACACTCTCTGCGCACAGGGAAAAGGTTGTGAGCCGTCTTTTTCTGGGCATCCAGGCGCTGCTCCGTAAAAACGGGATTCTTCATTTTTCCGGAGAAGGACAGTTGGTCTCACCGGAAGAGGTGTTTGTTTCTGGAGGAGAAAACAAAAAACTGCGGGCCTCCCATATTTTGGTGGCGACCGGGTCTCGCCCCCGTCCGTGGCCGGGTCTTCCTTTCGACCGGGAGAGGGTTCTCGACAGCACAGATGCATTGCGACTCTCTCCGGCGGGACACAGAATCGGGATTGTGGGAGGAGGTGTTGTCGGCGTGGAGTTTGCCGACATCTTCCAGTCGTTCGGGGGAGATGTGACTCTTCTGGAAAAGGAAGAGCGTCTGCTGCCGTTGGAGGATCCGGATCTTGTCGACATTCTCCGAAAAGAGTACGAGCGTCGGGGAATGTCGATCCGGACCGGCGTTTCCATAGAGACAATCGAAGTCGGTCCGGAAGGAGTGAAGATCACGGGTGTCGACGGTTCCGGGAAAATAGAGAGGGTGTTTGACAAGCTGCTGGTCGCGATCGGCCGGGAAGCCCGACTTCCCGCTTTTGGCAAGGGCTTTTCGGGATTGCCGATGGAACGGGGATTTTTGAAGGTTGATCCCTACGGATGGACGGGGCTCTCCGGTCTGTATGCCGCGGGAGATGTCACGGGCGGTCTGATGCTGGCCCATGCCGCAAGCCATCAGGCCGTGATCGCGGTCGACCGGATGGCCGGAAAAAATCCCTCCCCGTTTGACCCTTCGCACGTTCCTCGTGTTGTATACTCCCACCCGGAAGTTGTTTCGGTTGGCATTTCCGGACAGGAAGCCCGCAGAAAAGGCCTTTCTGTCCGCCAGGGAGAGTATCCCCTTCTGGGGAACGGAAGATCGCTGATCCATGGAGAAAAAAGAGGGTTGGTCCGGGTTTTCGGAGACCCGGAAACCGGCAGGGTTCTGGGTCTTGCCGGAGTCGGAGCGGGACTGTCCGAGCTGATTTCGCTTGGAACTCTGGCCATGCAAACTCCCCAGGGACTCCTGGCTTTTCAGGGGACAATCATTCCGCATCCGACAGTGGGGGAAGCCCTCTGGGAGGCCGCCATGGATGTGACGGGGGATGCGCTCCACCGCTAA
- a CDS encoding acid phosphatase — protein MMKRFLVPGISRKALPLFFVLLLAQTFFDPLPVKAAVQTPPGHVVIFVLENKGFRDIIGNPDAPFINRLAAHNILLTDYHALAHPSLPNYVAMLSGRTDGVHSDNPNLRFSDPTIAESLVRKGYSVKGYFQSLPEKGYLGNGFPPGKPLYVIRHNPFYLFGQIRSDSGWKSRVVPIGELDEDLGRGQLPAFSFVIGDLCHDMHGGGGCPPQSKRDLIRSGDRFVEKWVEKIRHSGNWKKERTVIIVTWDEGRYPVWQRLRDGFSRHSEKGAGGRVPFVVVSSRDGAPQRIGGYYDHRSLVQTLARFFQIGSPVPSSVRPFPREVFGKQE, from the coding sequence ATGATGAAACGGTTTCTGGTTCCCGGGATTTCCAGAAAAGCTCTTCCCCTCTTTTTTGTCCTGCTGCTTGCGCAAACTTTTTTCGACCCCCTTCCGGTCAAGGCCGCTGTTCAGACCCCTCCCGGCCATGTCGTGATCTTTGTCCTGGAGAACAAGGGGTTCCGGGACATCATCGGAAATCCGGACGCCCCGTTCATCAATCGGCTTGCCGCACACAATATTCTTTTGACGGACTATCATGCTCTGGCGCACCCGAGTCTGCCGAATTATGTGGCCATGCTGTCGGGGCGGACCGACGGCGTTCATTCCGACAATCCGAATCTTCGATTTTCGGACCCGACGATTGCGGAGTCCCTTGTCCGGAAAGGGTATTCGGTCAAGGGGTATTTCCAGTCTTTGCCGGAAAAAGGATATCTGGGGAATGGGTTCCCTCCCGGAAAGCCTTTGTATGTGATACGCCACAATCCGTTCTATCTGTTCGGGCAAATCCGGTCCGATTCCGGGTGGAAAAGCCGTGTTGTTCCAATCGGGGAGCTGGACGAAGATCTGGGCCGGGGACAACTTCCGGCTTTTTCCTTTGTTATCGGAGACTTGTGCCATGATATGCATGGTGGCGGAGGATGCCCTCCGCAGAGCAAAAGAGATTTAATCCGGTCCGGGGACCGGTTCGTGGAGAAATGGGTCGAAAAAATCCGTCACTCCGGCAACTGGAAGAAAGAACGGACTGTGATCATCGTCACCTGGGACGAAGGACGATATCCGGTTTGGCAACGGCTTCGGGACGGGTTCAGCAGGCATTCTGAAAAAGGTGCGGGGGGCAGGGTTCCGTTCGTCGTGGTTTCTTCCCGGGATGGAGCCCCGCAAAGAATTGGGGGATATTACGACCATCGGAGTCTCGTCCAGACCCTGGCCCGTTTTTTTCAGATTGGTTCACCGGTCCCGTCGTCCGTCCGTCCATTTCCCCGGGAGGTTTTCGGAAAACAGGAATGA
- a CDS encoding HD-GYP domain-containing protein, whose protein sequence is MKKTISLSKLKPGMKVVGIDKSWLETPFLSHHFVIRSEKDIDKLRDSGVQLVTVEVDDLTIEQRPSEEPRDEPHGLQELPAEDSGNDRTILSLQKETTRLLTRAFQQVRINGFLPTDEIRSHVRQTVDFLLHNRHAISLLADIHENDDETYVHSANTMFMAAAFAIRHQMEDAECFRWALAALLHDVGKTRIPEHILKKPGPLDLLEWEVMHQHPIYGFQILRKSPDPEIHGLAAQVAVEHHERLNGSGYPHHLGLDAVHPVSRSLMVLDIYEALTGHRVYRARSSPRKVIHYLMNDYSDRVSVPVILELASMVGIFPVGTFVENEDGEILMIQKYEDAENYRGEMTVLKIFGPGKKILPRPQKRKIPNLDPTTILRTYDYRAVGLTQEQWEYLMGGGAPGIT, encoded by the coding sequence TTGAAAAAGACCATTTCGCTCTCCAAACTGAAACCGGGAATGAAAGTTGTCGGCATTGACAAAAGCTGGCTTGAAACTCCCTTTCTCTCCCACCATTTTGTCATCCGGTCCGAAAAAGACATTGACAAGCTCCGGGACAGCGGCGTCCAGCTGGTGACGGTCGAAGTCGATGACCTGACCATCGAACAACGCCCCTCCGAGGAACCCCGGGACGAACCGCACGGACTTCAAGAACTCCCGGCAGAAGACTCCGGCAATGACCGGACGATTCTGTCCTTGCAGAAAGAAACAACGCGTCTCTTGACCCGCGCCTTTCAGCAGGTCCGGATCAATGGCTTTCTTCCCACAGACGAAATACGGTCGCATGTGCGGCAAACCGTCGACTTTCTCCTCCACAACCGGCATGCAATCTCACTGTTGGCGGATATCCATGAAAACGATGACGAGACTTATGTCCATTCGGCCAATACCATGTTCATGGCAGCCGCTTTCGCCATTCGCCACCAGATGGAGGATGCGGAATGTTTCCGCTGGGCGTTGGCCGCTCTTCTTCACGATGTCGGAAAAACACGCATCCCCGAACATATTTTGAAAAAACCCGGTCCCCTCGATCTTCTGGAATGGGAGGTCATGCATCAGCATCCGATTTACGGATTCCAGATCCTGCGCAAAAGCCCCGATCCAGAAATTCACGGACTGGCGGCTCAGGTCGCCGTCGAACATCACGAACGGCTCAACGGATCGGGATACCCGCACCATCTCGGACTCGATGCCGTGCATCCCGTCTCCCGCTCCCTGATGGTGCTCGACATCTACGAAGCCCTGACAGGACATCGTGTCTACCGGGCGCGCAGCTCTCCCCGCAAAGTGATCCACTACCTGATGAACGACTACAGCGATCGGGTTTCCGTGCCTGTCATTCTCGAACTGGCTTCGATGGTCGGGATCTTCCCTGTGGGAACGTTCGTGGAAAATGAAGACGGAGAAATTTTAATGATCCAGAAATACGAAGATGCGGAAAATTATCGGGGGGAGATGACAGTACTCAAGATCTTCGGACCGGGGAAAAAAATTCTCCCACGCCCCCAGAAAAGGAAGATTCCCAACCTCGACCCGACGACCATTCTCCGGACATACGACTACCGCGCTGTTGGTCTGACCCAGGAACAATGGGAGTATCTGATGGGGGGAGGAGCTCCCGGAATTACTTGA
- a CDS encoding anthranilate phosphoribosyltransferase produces the protein MKTLIKTVGTGPHGSKDLSVDQAREAAALMLDGRATPAQIGALLLAIRTKGEADTELEGFFQEARSRILSCSPAPPVLDALDIGDPYDGHIRTPGLAIPASLWAAHAGLKIVLHGYPDLPAKFGVGHTRVWEALGMSVTPWQKSLEVLNRQGIVVLSPCDFLPGWTALQDVRQELGLRTLLNTVEKSLNPLNARRMLTGYFHESLAPRLHALLRKVYPEQQVTLVSGSEGSVDLHAHRPTRFHPFFEDHSATPRTIAPPQYFPPLPELPARAETHADFVKSVLTDNTHPHYQLVRYQAAFFLWQGGHSADIPSALASLPDEYPSILPDGTPLTR, from the coding sequence TTGAAAACCCTCATCAAAACCGTCGGGACCGGCCCGCACGGTTCAAAGGACCTTTCGGTGGATCAGGCCCGGGAAGCCGCCGCCCTGATGTTGGACGGTAGAGCCACCCCTGCCCAGATCGGTGCGCTTTTGCTCGCCATCCGCACAAAAGGGGAAGCGGATACCGAACTCGAGGGTTTTTTTCAAGAAGCCCGCTCGAGGATCCTGTCCTGTTCTCCGGCTCCTCCGGTTCTGGACGCCCTGGACATCGGAGATCCTTACGACGGTCACATCCGGACGCCGGGACTCGCCATTCCCGCGTCTCTCTGGGCTGCACACGCAGGTCTCAAGATCGTTCTGCATGGCTATCCCGATCTGCCGGCAAAGTTCGGCGTCGGGCATACCCGGGTCTGGGAGGCGCTCGGAATGTCCGTCACCCCATGGCAGAAATCGCTCGAAGTTCTCAACCGGCAAGGCATCGTGGTCCTCTCGCCCTGCGACTTCCTTCCCGGATGGACAGCCTTGCAGGATGTCCGGCAGGAGCTTGGCCTTCGCACCCTTCTGAATACCGTCGAAAAATCCTTGAATCCGTTGAACGCCCGCAGGATGCTGACCGGATACTTTCATGAATCACTTGCTCCCCGCCTGCATGCACTCCTTCGAAAGGTCTATCCGGAACAGCAGGTGACTCTCGTTTCCGGTTCGGAAGGTTCCGTTGACCTCCACGCTCACCGGCCGACACGCTTCCACCCCTTTTTTGAAGATCACTCTGCCACTCCCCGGACGATTGCTCCGCCGCAATATTTTCCCCCTCTCCCGGAATTGCCCGCCAGGGCGGAGACGCACGCCGATTTCGTCAAGTCCGTCCTGACAGACAACACGCATCCGCACTACCAACTCGTTCGTTACCAGGCCGCGTTCTTCCTGTGGCAGGGAGGACACTCAGCCGACATACCCTCGGCACTGGCGTCCTTACCGGACGAATATCCGTCCATTCTTCCCGATGGTACCCCGTTGACGCGATAG
- the mazG gene encoding nucleoside triphosphate pyrophosphohydrolase translates to MTHLSPPRPKTTGEADGVAFLRLLEIVDHLRGEEGCPFDREQTVPRLLNDLREELHELQEAVEDKKHTAILSEIGDMVLILLFIRRILWEEKPISVAELLDHTSGKMVRRHPHVFLDPDPTIDKKTLWSNWEKEKRKEKEHEGRTSLLDGIPRTMSALERAFRQGQKAARTGFDWTEEEDVWEKVIEEVGELSEARSEGDDRLDHELGDLLLALTSYARHRGLRPEESLARANDRFSKRFRHMEEECRHLNRELSSLSPDEWDRLWENAKKTETSRSAENHGGGS, encoded by the coding sequence TTGACCCATCTCTCTCCCCCTCGCCCAAAGACGACCGGAGAGGCAGACGGCGTCGCCTTTCTGCGCCTTCTGGAAATCGTCGATCACCTGAGGGGAGAGGAGGGTTGTCCCTTCGATCGCGAACAGACCGTTCCCCGCCTTCTGAATGACCTGCGAGAAGAGCTTCATGAACTTCAGGAAGCGGTGGAAGACAAAAAACACACGGCGATCCTCTCCGAAATCGGAGACATGGTTCTGATCCTCCTTTTCATCCGGCGCATCTTGTGGGAGGAAAAACCCATTTCTGTGGCGGAACTTCTTGACCACACCTCCGGAAAGATGGTTCGGCGCCATCCGCATGTCTTTCTCGATCCGGATCCGACCATCGACAAAAAAACGCTTTGGTCGAACTGGGAGAAGGAAAAGAGAAAAGAAAAAGAACATGAGGGACGGACATCCCTGCTCGACGGGATCCCCCGGACAATGTCCGCTCTCGAGCGAGCCTTTCGTCAGGGACAAAAAGCCGCAAGAACGGGATTCGACTGGACAGAGGAAGAAGACGTCTGGGAAAAAGTCATCGAAGAAGTGGGAGAGCTCTCTGAAGCCCGTTCAGAGGGAGACGACCGGCTCGACCACGAACTGGGAGACCTGTTGCTGGCGCTGACCTCCTATGCGCGACACCGGGGCCTGAGACCCGAAGAATCCCTGGCGAGGGCCAACGACCGGTTTTCGAAGCGGTTTCGGCATATGGAAGAAGAATGTCGACATCTCAACCGGGAGCTTTCATCCCTGTCACCGGATGAGTGGGACCGTCTCTGGGAAAATGCGAAGAAAACAGAGACCTCCCGCTCTGCCGAAAACCACGGCGGTGGATCTTGA
- a CDS encoding sigma-54 interaction domain-containing protein, giving the protein MKLKKSRKKIPDYPVFDALAESNGISALYIGSDYRIKWISPEARRILGVSQDVQDHLCRDLLEGRLCTSECRLSSKEGVTGSSPFQECCFQPSHPPFQIRTELVPESGTEGGGLLKSFRIAPDSIVDDPPSSFVAKGPWAEEILSLLPRIARSDLPILLIGETGTGKECLARMIHQESHRSSGPFVVLDLSLIPDTLVEDALFGHKRGAFTGAIQEQTGKLPLAETGTLFLDEIQNIPHALQTKLLRFLETGTFEPIGSRETRKVDTRIIAATNEPPEDLLRDKRMRPDLFYRLNGLSLEIPPLRERGEDIPLLIESFRADWSRRTGRMAPVFSQELLHQLTSYPFPGNIRELKHLVEATLTLADPAKTLEFDHLPASIRRQLRSRSLPSGDQADTGRSLKEQTFYDFERRRIREALDRSGGRIIEASRSLGISRVTLWRKMKKLALLPDVSS; this is encoded by the coding sequence GTGAAACTCAAGAAATCCCGCAAAAAAATCCCTGATTATCCTGTCTTCGACGCTCTGGCCGAGTCAAACGGTATCTCTGCACTCTATATCGGCTCAGATTACCGCATCAAATGGATTTCCCCGGAAGCCCGAAGAATCCTGGGAGTTTCCCAGGACGTCCAGGATCATCTTTGCCGGGATTTGCTCGAAGGGCGTCTTTGCACCTCCGAATGCCGCCTGTCCTCCAAAGAAGGCGTGACCGGAAGCTCTCCTTTCCAGGAATGCTGCTTCCAGCCATCCCATCCTCCTTTCCAGATCCGGACGGAACTCGTTCCGGAATCCGGAACCGAAGGCGGCGGGCTTCTGAAAAGCTTCCGGATCGCCCCGGACTCCATCGTCGACGATCCCCCTTCCTCATTCGTCGCCAAGGGACCATGGGCCGAAGAAATTCTGTCTCTTCTGCCCCGAATTGCACGCTCTGATCTTCCGATCCTTCTGATTGGCGAAACGGGAACAGGAAAGGAATGTCTGGCACGGATGATTCACCAGGAGAGCCATCGTTCCTCCGGTCCTTTCGTTGTCCTGGACCTTTCCCTGATCCCCGACACCCTGGTCGAGGATGCCCTTTTTGGCCATAAAAGAGGCGCTTTCACCGGTGCGATCCAGGAACAAACGGGAAAGCTCCCTCTGGCGGAAACGGGAACTCTCTTTCTGGACGAAATTCAAAATATTCCCCACGCCCTCCAGACAAAACTGCTTCGATTTCTGGAAACAGGAACCTTCGAGCCAATCGGGTCACGGGAGACCCGCAAGGTGGACACCCGGATTATCGCGGCGACCAACGAACCTCCCGAAGATCTTCTCCGGGACAAACGCATGCGGCCAGACCTGTTTTATCGTCTGAATGGTCTTTCCCTCGAAATTCCTCCTCTGCGGGAACGCGGGGAAGATATCCCTCTCCTGATCGAGAGCTTTCGGGCGGACTGGAGCCGACGGACCGGAAGGATGGCTCCCGTCTTCTCCCAGGAACTTCTTCATCAGCTGACCTCCTACCCGTTTCCGGGAAACATCCGGGAACTCAAGCATCTGGTCGAGGCGACGCTGACATTGGCGGACCCTGCAAAAACCCTGGAATTCGACCACCTTCCGGCCTCCATCCGGAGACAGTTGCGTTCCAGATCCCTTCCTTCGGGAGACCAGGCGGACACGGGGAGATCTTTAAAAGAGCAAACGTTTTACGATTTCGAGCGCCGGAGGATCCGGGAAGCCCTCGACCGCTCCGGAGGACGGATCATTGAAGCGTCACGATCCCTTGGGATCAGCCGTGTGACTCTCTGGCGCAAAATGAAAAAACTTGCTCTTCTTCCGGATGTTTCTTCCTAG
- the tadA gene encoding tRNA adenosine(34) deaminase TadA: MVTENSDDGNMDERWMTEALSEAKTAMEKNEIPIGAILVDANGTVLGRGHNQRVGSTDPTAHAEIVALRTSGLHVKNYRLPGTTLYVTVEPCLMCFGALLEARVETVVFGIREPRWGVTGSLYDLQNDPRFPHRIRVREGVLSHACLDLLQSFFQSRRPTGSER; this comes from the coding sequence ATGGTAACCGAAAATTCCGATGACGGAAATATGGACGAACGATGGATGACCGAAGCGCTGTCGGAAGCAAAAACAGCGATGGAGAAAAACGAGATTCCGATTGGAGCCATTCTTGTTGACGCGAATGGGACCGTCCTCGGAAGAGGACACAACCAAAGAGTGGGATCGACGGACCCGACAGCCCATGCGGAAATCGTCGCCCTCCGAACCTCCGGTCTTCATGTGAAAAATTATCGTCTCCCCGGAACGACGCTCTACGTCACGGTTGAACCGTGCCTGATGTGTTTTGGTGCTCTCCTCGAAGCGCGTGTTGAAACAGTGGTTTTCGGGATCCGAGAACCCCGATGGGGGGTCACCGGATCCCTCTACGACCTCCAGAACGACCCCCGGTTCCCCCACCGTATCCGGGTCCGGGAAGGTGTTCTGTCCCACGCCTGTCTGGATTTGCTCCAGTCCTTCTTCCAGTCAAGACGCCCCACGGGAAGCGAACGCTAA
- a CDS encoding tetratricopeptide repeat protein, which yields MFNRFLVLAFLVVFLVCVFPVAGNGEPLSGPDDPAGLKVPLQKSARLILEDHPEKAVPILKTLLKAYPDYAMVHFLLGLAYGKLDENEKAVIEERKALVLNPKSEAARVSLGIALGNTGHFRQEIRSERQALALNPKDEMAWEAIGWAYASRGNWRLARASEEKALKIRNSDPSAHMILGVALAHLGFPEEGMTEEKEASRLDPDDRGVKRAISWIATLLHPVKEGEGTGQGHFNPLLSPENGPNLPGVPSPDVPVNPNNNGNGTLRAPVGH from the coding sequence TTGTTCAACAGGTTTCTCGTTCTGGCCTTCTTGGTGGTGTTTCTCGTTTGCGTTTTCCCGGTCGCCGGGAACGGAGAGCCGCTGTCCGGACCGGATGATCCCGCCGGACTGAAGGTTCCGCTCCAAAAAAGTGCCCGACTGATTCTGGAGGATCATCCGGAAAAAGCGGTTCCCATTTTGAAGACACTCCTGAAAGCCTATCCGGATTATGCCATGGTTCATTTTCTTCTGGGACTGGCCTATGGAAAACTGGACGAAAACGAAAAGGCTGTGATCGAAGAAAGAAAAGCTCTCGTTCTGAACCCGAAAAGCGAAGCCGCAAGGGTCAGTCTGGGTATCGCTCTCGGAAATACAGGCCATTTCCGCCAGGAGATCCGGTCCGAACGACAGGCACTGGCGCTGAATCCAAAAGACGAGATGGCGTGGGAAGCTATCGGCTGGGCGTATGCCTCTCGGGGGAACTGGCGACTGGCAAGGGCATCAGAAGAGAAAGCCCTGAAAATTCGGAACTCCGATCCCTCTGCCCATATGATTCTGGGGGTGGCGCTGGCCCATCTCGGGTTTCCGGAAGAAGGAATGACGGAGGAAAAAGAAGCCTCCCGTCTCGATCCGGATGACAGAGGTGTCAAACGGGCGATCTCCTGGATTGCGACGCTTCTCCATCCGGTCAAGGAAGGGGAGGGCACCGGACAGGGACACTTTAACCCGCTGCTTTCGCCGGAGAATGGTCCGAACCTTCCCGGGGTCCCTTCACCGGATGTGCCTGTCAATCCGAACAACAACGGGAACGGAACGCTCAGGGCTCCGGTGGGTCATTGA